A region of the Chlamydia felis Fe/C-56 genome:
ACGAGCCTAATCTTCAGGAGATGTTTGATTCCTTAGCTCCTAAATACGATAGGATAAACTCTATCCTATCTCTAGGCATGCATCATTTATGGAATCGTACGTTTGCAAGAATGTTAGGAAAGTCCGAGCATCTTCTAGATCTTTGTTCAGGAACAGGGAAAGTTGCCTATAGGTATATCCGTGATTATCCTGGATCAAAGGCTACTCTGGTAGACTTCTCTGAAAAAATGCTGCTTGCGGCTCAACAGCGCTATCCTGATGCACCTTTTACTTTTATAGAGGGGGATATTGTTCAGCTGCCCATAGATGAAGAATCGCAAACTCTAGCTTCAATGTCCTATGGATTAAGAAATCTCTCCAATCCTAAGCAAGCTCTTGAGGAAATCCATCGTATTTTACAACACAACGGATGCTTAGGCATCTTAGAACTCACCTCACCCTCTCGCAAGCATCCCCTCTATCTCGCCCATCGACTATATCTAAACTTCTTAGTGCCTTGGCTGGGGAGACTATGTTCTAAAAATAAGCAAGCCTATACATATCTAGCCGAGAGCATTAAGAAACTCCCGAGCGATGACTATCTAGAACAACTATTCCAAAACGCGAAGTTCCAAGTAAGCAAAAAAAGGAAATTAGCCTTTGGATCAGCTACAATCTGGATACTGAAGAAAATCTAAACCTTATGAAGACTTTTTGCGACCGCGTTTAGCAGGAGCCTTACTCTTAGGCGCAGGCTTTTCATCCTCGCTATCGTCATCATCCCCAAAGAAATCTCCCGTGGCTATAGAATCATAACCCAATTTCGCTGAAAGCTCTTTCAATGAAGCAAATCTTTCTGAAAGATTCGCGAGGTTTAACTGGTCTTCCACACGGCCAGCTCCACGAAGATTAGCTAAGAATTCTTCTTCAGTGTCAAATTTCTCAGAAAATGTAATCGAAGATGCCGAAGTAATTTCTGGGAGGAACAGGAAACGTCGCGCTACAGCGGGTACCTTAGTATAAATATCACTAGATATCGTAGTTTCAGATTCTACTTTTGCCGACTGTTTCGGAGGACGTCCTCGCTTAGGACGAGGATTCAATGCTTCGTTAGAATAATAAATCTTAGCTTTATTCACTAACAGCTGACGTGCTTGCGCAAGCTCTTTCGACACCTTAGTATCAAAAAGATGAATCTTAAACTGCTCTAAAATGTGCTTTGAAAAATCTAAGTCTTCTTCGAAAACAAAATGAAATTTATTATTACGCAACCACTCAATAATACGTATACGAGAACGCTCTACGTAAAACTGCTGCC
Encoded here:
- the ubiE gene encoding bifunctional demethylmenaquinone methyltransferase/2-methoxy-6-polyprenyl-1,4-benzoquinol methylase UbiE: MPPSINEPNLQEMFDSLAPKYDRINSILSLGMHHLWNRTFARMLGKSEHLLDLCSGTGKVAYRYIRDYPGSKATLVDFSEKMLLAAQQRYPDAPFTFIEGDIVQLPIDEESQTLASMSYGLRNLSNPKQALEEIHRILQHNGCLGILELTSPSRKHPLYLAHRLYLNFLVPWLGRLCSKNKQAYTYLAESIKKLPSDDYLEQLFQNAKFQVSKKRKLAFGSATIWILKKI
- a CDS encoding UPF0158 family protein, with amino-acid sequence MTTYPVPQNPLLLRALRLMDAFSKSDDERDFYLDRVEGFILYIDLDKDQEDLDKIYEELEVNAERYCLIPKLTFYEVKKIMETFINEKIYDIDTKEKFLEILQSKNAREQFLEFIYDHESELEKWQQFYVERSRIRIIEWLRNNKFHFVFEEDLDFSKHILEQFKIHLFDTKVSKELAQARQLLVNKAKIYYSNEALNPRPKRGRPPKQSAKVESETTISSDIYTKVPAVARRFLFLPEITSASSITFSEKFDTEEEFLANLRGAGRVEDQLNLANLSERFASLKELSAKLGYDSIATGDFFGDDDDSEDEKPAPKSKAPAKRGRKKSS